One part of the Lotus japonicus ecotype B-129 chromosome 2, LjGifu_v1.2 genome encodes these proteins:
- the LOC130735815 gene encoding protein FD, with amino-acid sequence MEEVWKDINLASLNDHNTHPSTTHSTFGGAIFQDFLGGHFPPNTTVSSSSLSASPQSTSLYSPAPPLVTALSLNSRPDFAFDPLRPNNKSQLPQPLHHHHHPPSKPSSPCFPINPPPPFDNHLPFTSPLPCFGSNKRFAEPADYGLGDRRNKRMIKNRESAARSRARKQAYTNELKHKVDHLLEENARLKRQQQELWEAAAGQQKKKSNLYRSATAPF; translated from the exons ATGGAAGAGGTTTGGAAAGACATAAACCTTGCTTCCTTGAATGACCACAACACTCACCCCTCCACAACCCATTCCACCTTTGGGGGTGCAATCTTTCAGGACTTTCTTGGTGGACACTTTCCACCAAACACCACcgtctcttcttcctctctttctgCTTCTCCACAAAGCACCTCTCTGTATTCCCCTGCTCCACCACTCGTCACCGCTCTCAGCTTGAACTCTCGCCCTGACTTCGCGTTTGATCCTCTCAGgcccaacaacaaatcacaGTTACCGCAAccccttcaccaccaccaccaccctccctCAAAGCCTTCTTCCCCTTGTTTCCCCATTAATCCACCTCCACCTTTCGACAACCACCTCCCCTTCACTTCCCCACTACCCTGTTTTGGAAGCAACAAGAGGTTCGCTGAACCTGCTGATTACGGCCTCGGGGACAGACGAAACAAGCGTATGATCAAGAATCGTGAGTCTGCTGCACGATCAAGGGCTAGAAAGCAG GCTTACACAAATGAGCTGAAGCATAAAGTTGATCATTTGCTGGAAGAAAATGCAAGGCTCAAAAGACAGCAACAAGAG TTGTGGGAAGCTGCAGCGGGtcaacaaaagaagaagagcAACCTATACCGATCAGCTACAGCTCCATTTTGA